The genomic stretch tccggaggtgctcataggggtagggtgtgcgtgtgtgcgttcatagggatgagtgtatgcgcgtgtatgtgagcgtctacgtttgtaccgtgtttctcaaaaaaaaagttaatTAACGGAAAAGCGGTCGAAAACCATTGCAGCGCGACCAGTTGAATGGGCAAAAGTAGAAAGGCGGCGCACACCATCGCTAAGACCACTAACGAGGCCCTCATGAAAACATGCACGTGAAATAACACAAAAAACAAGCAAACAATCGACCGCaaacatcgaaaaacatggcaacCTCAAATGTTGAGGAGCAAGCTACAATGGAGACCTATGCATAGGTGGCCCAACGAAGGATCACCGAACCGGCTATTTGCCACCCGTGGTCGTCATTGCTTGAACCTTAACACCATATCTCTTAACTTCACTACCACAATAGAAAACGGAGATCCCATGGATCCACTGAAGAGAGGACTATCGAAACCTTGCCCCGACTTCGAGTTCACATCGGGCAGTATTAGCTTGCCCTTAAAATCTATAGTAGTAGTTATGTGTTTTTGTGACACTATTTATATTTGTCTTTCTTATTTCTATGCGTCTTGGAGTTCACATTGGGCAGCTTTCTGACAATTGTGTGACAGAGTGTCGCTGCTTCGGTGTTGGCTCTTCGTTCCGCTTGCCTGGCAAGGCTTTCGTTGTGCTCTGCACACACTCATAGTTTTTTGTTGGGCTTTACATTGGTTCTACATCATTGGTTGTGAGCAGTGATGGTCGATTTCTGGTAGTGGTAGGCCTCTAGTGGCGCTGCTTACGACGGTGGGGTTGTCTAGACAATTGCGGTGTTCGTTGGCTCACCCATGCTCGGGTGAACCCAAGCTCAACAACATAGCTCGTCCAGCGTTTGCTCTTCCTCTGCGTAGTCTTTTTATAATAGTCGTGTGCTGGCTATTTCGCGTTTCCGAATGTAGTCTCATTGGTAGGTTTATGTCTTGTGTGTGTAGTTGTTTGGTTCAACACATCTTGTATATTCCTCACCGTTTAGAGCCTTATtttgttatctaaaaaaaacTCGTCAGGTGTAGTATCGCCAGATATGCTCTCACGCTAGGGCGCATGTTGGGAAGATGAAAATCCGTAGTATCCCCGGATATTGAGATAGTCATCACTAGAGAAAGAGCATAATAATAATAACACCAGAAAAATTGAGAGTTGACAGTCCAGCGATGCCGCCGCGTCCACGTCGTCTCCAACCAGAACGAGGGGTCGAGGGCGCCTCGGCTGGGTGTCGTCGGCGTTGTCcaagtctccggcgagaggagcgcGCGCGCGTCACCCAAGTAGTGGCCACGTCGATGCGTACCAACTACGTAGTACAAGCGACACCGTCACTGCCGCCCGCCGCTTGGAACCGCGACAAGGCATGCCACGCCCACCTGCCGCTCCGGCAACGTAGGATGAGTCGCCGTGTCACTGTCCCAAGGCCTCGAACCGTCGGCACGTGGCATCAGATGCCCACTAAACACCACAGCATCTGCCGTTCATCCCGCCGGTAAAACGTAGAAAAGAATCCGATCCGAAGAGCACGGTGCAACGACAAGCGGACACAGCAAGCTCTGGCCATGGTCGCACACACGTCGCGCATGCACACTCCGTCCACGCCACGCGCTCTCTCGCCCGCCTCCCTCTCCGCCCCTTTAACTCTCCTCCTCGCCATTCCTCTCACCCAGCTGCCACCACCACTACCCTCCCCTCCACTCCCACCACCGTCTCCTCCTCCGCGAGCATGGCGgatcggcagcagcagcagcagcacggtgACTCGCACGCCCCGGACCCATCAACCCTCCTCCACCGCGTGCAGGCGCACGCCCCAACCTCGACCCAGATCGTCGGCCTGCTaaccctcctcctcgccggcgccgcgcTGCTCCTGCtcgcgggcctcaccatcacgggCGCGGTGGTGGCGCTGGTCTTCCTGGGCCCGCTCGCCCTGCTCACCAGCCCCATCTGGGTGCCCTTCGCGCTCGCGCTCTTCGTCGTCGGCTTCGCCGCGCTCTCCGCCGCGGGCTTCGccgtcgccgcgctcgccgcgGCCACCTGGGCGTACCGCTACCTCACGGGCCGCCACCCCGTCGGCGCCGACCAGGTGGACCGCGCCCGCAGCCGCATCGCCGATACCGCCAGCCACGTCAAGGACTACGCGCGCCGCGAGTACGGCGGGTACCTCAACAACCGGGTCAAGGACGCCGCGCCCGGCGCCTAGCTAGGTAGATCCCGCTCGATCGCCGCCGTGCCTGCGTGCGCGAACCTAGATCGTCATCTCGTTTTTCTTCGATCCCTGCTCGATCTGTGTATTTCCCCTGTTAGTTGTTGATCTCAAGGCTTTCTCGAACTACTCGCTAAATTAGCTTGGTAATTGTCTCATGTCGTGTCTTGCACCACTGTTTTCGGTCTGCTCGATCGTAACACGTCCTCACGATAGGTTGAATTGGCCATTCAGCTAGCCTGGAAAACCGATCGACCGGCAAGTAACTAAACACGGAAGCAGTAAATAATCGCAAGAAATTAGCCACAGATTTTGGCAAATGCCGGACTGCGTTGGGCATTTTCGGCAAGACGCGCGCGTGCAGCCGTAATGGCCGCGCGCCGTGTCCCGCTGCAGTCTGCTGCCGTGCGTATACATAGGACCGTGCCACCCCGCCGACTCCTCCTTCCTCCCCAACTCCGACGCACGCGCGCGCGATGCAGATCTTCCACCTCACCTTTGCGTGGTTGCTCTCCTGCATGGCGCTCAACGCGTCAGCGACGGTCGACCACGAGCCCGTACACTCGTCGAGCGTGGGCTGCCAGGCGTCGTCGGCTTGCCCCTCCCCTTCGGCGTTGGAGGCGGCGCCTCTGCAGCGCAGCCACTCCGCCTCGCCGCGGTGCTTCGGCGCGCGCGGCAGCAGGCGGAAGGGGGCTGCGACGCCCAAGGGCGTCCTGGTttccgcgccgccggccgccgaggACCTGAAGGGGCACCGACGGCAGCGGAAGAGCCGACCGGCCGGCACCGCATCCGTGTCGGGCACGGGCTCCTCTAGCACCGCCTCCACAACTTCCTCCCCCTCTAGCGGAGAAGGGCTCGGATTCAGGACGTCCCATCAGCCGCCGTGCTTCGGCAGCAAACCGCCGCGGGGCCGGCGTGCGCGATCGCCGAGGAAGCACGAGGAAGCGAAGAGCGGCGGTGTGGGCAGCTACCTGCGTGAGATCTCTAGGACACTGATGCGTGGCAAGGCGAATAATttgccgccgacgacgacgacaaggCCGACAGCGGGAACCGTGCGAGAGTGCAGTCGCCCGAACACCATCGCGTCGGAGGAAGATATTCGAGCTTTTGTAGCTGCGAGTGCCACGACCAGGAACATCGAAAAGAATGGGCCGCCCGCCATCCCCTTAGGTTTAGTGTGACACATACTAGAATACTTCAGATAGTTTTAGTAACGAAGAACAGTTCAGGCTTTTGCTTATGAACTCTACTTTCAACCTTAAAGCCAAACTTTTGTAAATAGCCAAAAAAGGATATATGATTTCAATTATTATTTCCAAATCTATTTTTTCTTTAATATATGTGTTTTATTACTTAAAGTTACTAAGCATTACACCAACCTCTATATAACTAAGATTACATAGCGGCTCAATTCTAACCATATCAAAAGATAAAAACAAAAACTGTGCAATACATGTAATCCCCTCAGAAATTTCAAAATCGCCTAGGATGATGGATGACTAATCCCTAGATTATGTTCCCATTTATATTAGATAAAAATATCGTTCGTCGTGTTCTTCAATCATGTATGCACTTCTTAGATAGGTCGTGATTCTCCATACGATACAAAATGACCATAAACAAAGCAAAGGCTATCTAAAAAAATACAAAGCAAAGTTGTTCATCGGTACATAACCTGCACTGCATAAATAAATTATAATTCTCCACACTCAGAAAAATCTTAGCTCACCATCTTTCATTGCACGCTCATCATTCTGCTGTTTATGCACGCTCTTGTCTTCCTCGTCTCGTGCACCCGAACGCCTGTAGCGTCCGTCTCCGCCCCCCACGGGCTCCTGCAGCGTGAAGGTGTGGACTCGGGAGTATATACCTAGGCAAAAtttgggccgggtcgggcttCGAGTCGGGCCAAAAAAAGCACGAGGCAGAAAGTCTAGGCCCTAGCCTAGCCTGACCGTTGGGCATAAAAATTGAGCACGGGCCCAGTCTAAAGCTCAAAAAAGCCCCTCCGGACCTGGCGTGACTATGGCCAAAATCGTGTTTTCCACAGCCTGAAGCCTGGCTCGGCCTGACCGTCGCACTTAAAATATCAGCCCAAGCCCAGCCACACATACAAACTTGGCCCGGTCCAGCCCGAGTTTTTTTGGGTCGGGACATCCGTGTTGAGCTAGCAGGGTGGAAGGGTGGGGCGGGGACCACCCTAGGATTTGGCCCAGCCGATATGTCTTGGGTAGAaaataaggaaaaaaaaagaaaaacccaaCCCAAATTAGATCCACCCTAGTAAAATGGTCTGGATTCGCCGCAGCCCATACCAAGCTATGCTCGGGAGACAGGGCTCAGGGGGCACTCATGTTTGCCGACCTGGTGGACACGACGTTAGCACTGCACAACCTGCGTGGTTGCGGAGGCTAGCTGGCCCGCAGCCCACTAGGAGGTAACTATCGTTTTTTTTTCCGTTTCGttctcttttcttcttcctcctatttctattctctttcttttttactttacaTAATCTAATTTTCCTAGAAAAATCTATTTTTCACAAACATAAATAGTTTTCAATAGAAATATTTCAAATCCAGAATTTCTAATTTTGagaaatttttaaatttgaacaattttctaatttgaataaattttatgtttgaacaattttaagaTATAATCTATTTGAAAAATTAAAGATTTTTTaagttgaatatttttaaatctgAACTTTTTTAAAAATGTAAGCATTGTTCACTTTTGAACATATTTCAATTTAATCATTTTTCACTctagaacattttttaaatttgaacatatttaaacttaaacctttttaagaaatgcacaattttcatttttttttaaaataaatcttaagaaagcaaaagaaacagaaaaaacaaaaaaaaaataaagaaagaaagcagaaacaaaaaaaaataaaaaacaaaaaaacgtgAACTGGGCTGACCAGGCAGGTCCATACCGCACGTGGGGGTGTGCGGTGCGCAGTAACGACTGACCTGATCGGTGAAACCTATTTATCGCCCGCGTGCGTGAGGGAATACGCTCTGCACGAACGGGGTGGCAACTTGGGCGTGGCCCGTAACTTCTTTGTCATCCGGTTTTCGCGGTTCTTCTCGGTTCTCTGTttcggttttttttttgtttttgttttatttgttttcttcttttcctaatttttttaaaatatgaatatttttttGGCAATTTTTTTTAGCAAATTTTATTTCTGAACAAAAAACATTATGAACAAAcaaaatttgagcaaattttttTGTGAGCAAATTTTATGTTCTAAAAATAATAACTATTAACAAAAATGTTTTTGAGGAAAAAAATTGCCCCAATTTTTGGTTCTGAACAAAAAATTATAAATAGATTTATTTTAGCAAAACAAATTGAACATTtccaaatttgattttttttgaatttcaagaTATGTAGTTTTTGAATTTATGATTCTTTTTGAATATGGCAGATTTGAATTTATAAAAAAatacgaaaaagaaaaaaactgctGGAGAAACCCGTCCCAGACGGCTAGACCGACCGAACAGGGGCGAGCTGAGGCGAGTCGCTGCGTGTGTCCGTTGTTCCCGCATGCACACGAGCGGGGAATAGTACGACCCGATCTGATCGGCGTGTACTATTTTTTCTTGGTTTCTAAGCGCACGCTCGATCGAGCACTACAGGCTGGAAGTTGTACTCCAGGTTAACAGGATTTTGTTACGAGCTGAGCTATACCTGCGCATGCAAGGGCCTCCCATTTTTCCCGTGGGGATTAATATCAGGTCTTAGTTGACGCAACCCACTTAACAGCTAAGGTTCAtggtataaaatatatttttgtagATTTCACAATGAGTGTCATGTTTGATATATATACCAAAAAATTAATCAAAATAATAGAATTTTCATGTATAGAAGAAAACATATAGAGGTAAAATATATAATGACATCAACAGATGGAAAGGTAGGCCAAATTATAACAAGAAATTATTTTGCACGGAAAATGATAGCCGCAACTTGAGAATGAAATGTAAATAAATTGTTACAACTAAAAAGTTTGGTAAATTATTAAAATTCTTGAAAATCACAACAGTAATTAAATCAAGACTTACAGCATCAGAGAGTTCCACATAAATAACCGAATCGGTATTTCAGAAATGGTTTCGTTTACAGAGCTTGCATCACCAAACATGCAGCAGACTTATCACTTGTCATGAGAGTTGTAGAGGAGATTCTTAAAAACACTCGCAGCCAAAGTTTACCTATTTTCAATTCATGCATGTCTTGacgtgttatgatgagtattgcatCTATTTCCTTGGTTTCCAGTCAAATTATCAACGTCATCTTGGAATGTAGCCCCAAAAACTCTTTCTATTGTAGTAATTGGATCAGTTGACCTCATGAGCTTTTCTTTTGATCTGTTGACCTCATGAGCTGATGCAAGCAATAGACTGCTGCTATGTAAAGCATCTACATTTGAGGTGATTCGGCGTCGAAAGTTCACTGCACATGGAGTCCCTTGGTGACTAATACGTGTAAGACATCTGAATTATTGCCACGTACTTTTCGGTGGCCATCATATTCGGGTAAGGTTGGTGTGAGACTATAAGTTTGTCCCCTGAGGTCTTGGTGGCGCCGATGGCCTAACCTAGTGGCATGCCGATGGTCGTAAGTGATGTTTGGTGCTTCTCAGCGGCATGTTCATCCACATGGTTATCATTTGTGTGACAACCATATTAGGACCATGCTCTTAAGAAATTGTCTCTGGTTTCAAAGCTAGAGTTATGGACGGGGGGCATAGGTTGACAAtagtttgatggtgctctatgagTACCAGTATCGATCTCCGGGTGAAACCCTAAGTCTGGTCTTTAGTTGTTGTACCTTGCAGTGGTGGTTCTTATGCGCCGCTTCCTTGTTGATAGCCTTGTGTGGAGATTGCTCGAACTTTCTGTCTAGGGAGAAAACTCATGATCCAGCCTTTGTTGAATCGCGTTGGTGATGCTCACTCGTCTTTTCTTTTAAGAAGGATTCACTTGTGGAGAACCTTTTCAAGTAGTCATGATGTTGTCAACTATTCCGGCTATCGTTTTTTCTTCCTTTATTGTTAGTTTTGTCATTGTGTGTGTCCTTGATGTCTACCTCCTGATCGTGTTGTCGGAGATGCTGAATATCGTGTCGATATTAATATATCCCTAAGTAGGAACTATTTTGTTGTTACCTCACGTCACTTAACTCCATCGCTTCACTCAACACctttctaaactaaaattgcACATAGATGTTTATTCAGTTATCCCAGCATACTAAACACATGTGTACGTGCTTGTGCTAAAAGAACTCATAAACCAGCACAGCCAAAGACCATGATCATCTTTCCAATTTCCATTGACTATCCCGTTAAACACAGTCGGCTATGCATCCATGTGAAATTTAATTAATCACGACACTTCAGCTTGAGACCAAGTAAAGTCATGATATGATATCCAAGACTTGATATGAAAGAATCGTTCGTGGTACTCTGACCCCAGCAGCCACCAGCCAGCGGCACAAACTCCCTAGGCACCTCACCACCAGCTTTTGGTTGTTGGTCAATGGTCAAATAGTGCAAGTGTGTCAAACATTCATGCAAAGGAATCTTCAACCAGTTTACTTGTCCAAGCTCTGCCACATATTCCTTTGTGTGCCATAAATCCAGAATTGATGTTTCATCAGAATGCGCCTGACTTCCATCAAGCGGATCAATGCTGACTATCGATTCCTACAACTCTTGCATGCAATGTGCTAAATATCTACTCCCTCTATACCGGTTTATTAGGCTTAATAGGAGAGGCACTGTGATCTAGGTTAATAGCGATTGGATCATGTATTTGACGTTGAGGTGCTGTTACTGTTGGACGATTGTTTGGTGCACGCATTAGTTAAGAAGGGGAAGCTGAACAACACAGTCTAGGCCCACAGCGCAGCGACTCCCTCCTGCTTGCATGCAACCAGGAAAAGGAATGGTTAATTAGAAGCAATTAGACTATCCCCAATggaagtactccctctctcacagtttattaggcgtgcgcgtacccctaggtcgcaaatttgatcaagttagcgttAGTTATATGtcttaaaaattatatcattagaaagtttagatgttctatattctaatgatataatttttgtatttaataatttaaattatatagatcaAATTGGCGACCTAGGGATACGGGGAGAGGAGGGAGTATCATAGTTAATACTATCATGCATCCCATGCATGTAAAAAAGCTGATATGGCAGTacaattaaagatgagagagaggattatataggtagatattgtatcatagcacgtagtactagaaaatttaatgtcaaatacatcttgtacatagatatacattaagattctacaaatcaattactaatataagaagattatggtactagtacatgataccatgcattgtggacaTAGTAACATGTAGTCGTATCATACGCATAATACTTTTATATGATACTatacattgtgactagtcttaagaGGGAGAGGTGGGTGCGCTGGTTTCGAGGAATTAGTCAATTAATTCACGTATTAATTAGCAAAACAAGCCTAATTCTTTGGCATATTCTTAATTCTATAGTAAGCCCAGTAAACCGGTATGAAGGGAGTAGTCAACTTATTACTAGAtgatagggttcctaattaacgaGCTGGCGACAACATAGTTGTCACGTCGGTCCTTGATATATTTTTGCACTTTTTCTTAGGTGTCCCCCCTCCTTGGTGAACTGAAACACATGAACGTCGCAATGATTCAATGATTAGAAGTGAATAAAAAGATATAAGTACAAGCCCTAGAGTAGCCCATACCGTCCGTTTAAGTCTACACGGTTCAGTAGTCAGACATGCATACAATGGTGTACGTTGAAACCCTAAACGTCTGTGTATAAAATATTTTATCGGCCACATTGGCTGGTAGAAACATTAAGTGCACCTAGTGTATCTATACATGAGTATATAGGGCTTAATATGGGTTTTTGCGGGCTAAAAAAAAAGGCACCGGGAAAAACTTACCCTTCAACTTTTGGGGGTGGGGGGGCAGCGATATTTTTAACGTTGTATCCTAAATATTATGTTTATGTGATACTATATTAAATGAAAAAAATTGAACTACAGAGGATATCGCACTACGATACAATGCATTGTGAAAGTCTATATCATTTCATAAATATTTTTGTGAGAGTGACTACCGTAATCTTCTTCATGCCCTCAACTCTGGAAATTGACCACGGAAAACCGAGGATGCGTGAAAATTTACTTTAGGAGGTAAAATGTCAAACATGGGGCATGTTGCCTTGACTATGAACCATTCAGTTAGCTTACATCACTTGGCTCCCTAGCTTAATTACCGCTTCGATCACTCACCAGCCACTGAGTCACCAGTACAAGTTTACTACCTTTGATCGGGTTTAATCGATGTTAAGAGAGATGCTTTGGCTACCCATACAAGAGAATAGTTTAAATATCATGCTCGAAGGGCtcagctttgaattaacaaagccatcaaccggcaaaACGTACATGGTGACAAcaagcaaagaaaaaaaaagggataAAAACTAGGGATACCATCTAGAGATACAAGACCAGGTGGTGAAGAGCTAAAGCCTAAAACAAGGAACACGTACAATAGAGCTAGGCCCTAAACTACAAGTTCATCCGAGAGCGCCCATGACTTCAGCCAAACACCGGCTCGGCTGAGGCAGAAGCCCCGAGATGCCACTCCGCGGACCTGAACCACGCAGGACTAACACACTGAACATCTTGGCACATAGAGGACAACCAACTCCCCGGGAACTAGCTAACTGCGCTAGTGAAGCTGGCGAACTTCCAGAGTTCCAAGGGGGAGGCTTCAGGACAACGCCTCCAGGAAGGAGAATGGCGCTCGGGAGCGTCATCGGTGTCGGCACAGGCAATCTGTACAGTGCTTTCACAGAAGCTTCGGCACCCACTCCAAGAGGACGCCTATGTATTAGCGCATGCCATCAGGACAAACCACCAGCTGTTGAAGAACATCGGGGTACCTCCTGCCGCGACGCACACGCCTACAGCCACCCTAGGCTTGGGAGTGGTCGCGCAAAGGGGAGTCACACAAACTATATGGAGCCGGGCACTACCTGACGCACGGACTCAACGAATAGGAGtttcgaggaggagctcggagaGATCACTAGTAACTAGGGCAGCAGTCAGTGCCAAGAGGCAGACAACCGGCGATAAGATGTGTGTCTTggccacgcctccaagaaggtggatGGCGTCCATAgatgtcgtcgtcgccggcagccTTGCATTGCTTTAGCAAACACACCATCGAGCACGCAAGCGTCCCTGTAGGCCAAAAAAAACCCAATGGTGCCACACCAGTCCCGTAGGAACGGAAACCGAGACACACCGTCCCCCGGTAGTCCATGGTGGCCGGAGGGAAATTGGAAGGCGATGGCGGAGACCGCCACCGCACCATTGGAGCACCCCCTTCCACCACAGATCCCCAACACTCTCCAGCCGGAGCATACCAGAGAGGGGCATCTTGGTCCCTACCAAGATTGACTGCACAGGATGCCCGAGCACCGCCAGCCCGGACTGACGCCGGCGACGGCCCCAACCCGTTCAATCCTCTGCACTAGGGGGCAAAAGGCAGCACCCTGTTGCCCAGAGACCAAACACCTCAGGCCAGCCCAGCCCGAGACTGCCCAGAGACAGCCCAGGCCCGCCgacccagatctgggcccgccgccgccacccatggcCACGGACGCGCCGGCGTCGGGACGCGCCAGCAAGATGTCAGCCGCGCCTCCACCCTGCCGGAGCCACGCAAACCTCGTGCCCTGGTCGAGCGTCGTCGCCTCATGTGGAGAAGCGTCGCCCCTGCCAACCGTGCCGGTCTGCGCCGCCACCGTcaagcgagagggagagaaggccccgccgccgccgccgcccccggggcTTCGCCCCGCgacgccctctggcggcggcgagggaggggagggggaggaagGAGGGACTTGCGGTACGTGGCTAGGGTTCGCCCTGCCACTCGCGGGAGCGGGCAGGACGAAACCGGTTGTTATTTGTGAAGAAGCTCTACTCAATATAAATGTTACAAGAGAATAGTCAAGTTCTAATTCAGAGAGTTTCGTACACTGGAAGAACCTGTAAAGTGTAAACCAAGTCACTGAATTGACTATTAGGTGTAGAAGAGTCTGAGAATCTTTACTAGAGGCCCATTACCACACGTGTATTAATTTGTCAACCCTGAGGCTTATATTTGACCGAACGATCAAGAGATAATATGATATCCGTGACTTGCTATGAAGGAACTTTCATGGCAGGAGAGATTCGTTCCATCGTCGACTCAGGCCAGAGGAACCACAAGACAGTGGCAGCAGCTCCCAACACACACCCCAGCTTAGCGGTTGGTCAATGCTGAAATACAAgtgtactacctccattccaaacgAGTTATAGAAATTTAAAAAATCAAAGCTTAGTAAGTttaattaaataaaaaaatatgaaCATATATGAAGCAAATATACTGTAAAGTATATTTTACGCTTAATCAGCTAATATTGATTTGGTACCATTGatgttaattttttttatctatAACACCAATCAAACTTAAAGATTATTGACATTTTAAACAAAATTTACATCTTGTTTATTGAAACGGATGAAGTATTAAACAACAAAGTGACTGAATTAATCTTCAACCTATTTACTCGTCCATAATAATAGGTTTTGCTAATTGAGTTGACTtctaaggctggccatagtgtgTAGTACTCCgtttcatatagtagtatcatgtatatgatatttttctatgatactagatccataatgcatagtatcatagactagtatcatagttttgctatattaattgatttgtagaatcccaatacaaatttgtgtacaagatttatttgatactaacttttctcgtgatgtgcgctatgatacagtatctacctatgatactcttaATCTTCTCTCAcatccataattacctgccacatcaacatttttggtggggctaggatgcatgatactagctatgatactagcactatggctagcctaaacAGTACAGTAGGACCGTGTCGTGAGATTTATGCTAGCCATGGGTGGCAACATTGGTTGAAACTAAAATTTTCCAGTTTCACAGGAGATTGCAAC from Lolium rigidum isolate FL_2022 chromosome 4, APGP_CSIRO_Lrig_0.1, whole genome shotgun sequence encodes the following:
- the LOC124648235 gene encoding oleosin G-like, encoding MADRQQQQQHGDSHAPDPSTLLHRVQAHAPTSTQIVGLLTLLLAGAALLLLAGLTITGAVVALVFLGPLALLTSPIWVPFALALFVVGFAALSAAGFAVAALAAATWAYRYLTGRHPVGADQVDRARSRIADTASHVKDYARREYGGYLNNRVKDAAPGA